In the genome of Luteitalea sp., one region contains:
- a CDS encoding L-histidine N(alpha)-methyltransferase — translation MPTSAVSPVSPASSTLADMMRDVRASLGRNHQKTLSSTYLWDDLGSALFEAITLLPEYGLTRAGERLVTAHSDELAALMTMPIAVAELGSGTAHNTRVLLSALCRHQPTSYYAIEVSRWALERCRAELAAIDGLTVHEVPRSYLDGLDAVVRRLPADHRLLLLFLGSTIGNFDRPAADAFLRELRALLRPGDALLLGTDLQQSEEALLPAYDDARGITAAFNLNILARVNRELDGDFDLRQFAHRVLYNPRHRRVELYLESQQQQRVRLRKAALDVELGAGETILTEYSHKFDASEVATMAERAGYRCVAQWQDTVWPFAHTLMHP, via the coding sequence ATGCCCACATCCGCGGTGTCGCCCGTCTCGCCCGCCAGCAGCACGCTCGCCGACATGATGCGAGATGTCCGTGCGAGCCTCGGGCGGAACCACCAGAAAACGCTATCGTCCACTTACCTCTGGGACGACCTTGGATCCGCGCTGTTCGAGGCAATCACGCTGCTGCCGGAGTACGGCCTGACCCGTGCCGGAGAGCGGCTGGTCACGGCGCACAGCGACGAGCTCGCTGCGCTCATGACCATGCCGATCGCGGTGGCCGAGCTGGGGAGCGGGACCGCGCACAACACGCGTGTGCTGCTCTCGGCGTTGTGTCGGCACCAACCCACGAGCTACTACGCCATTGAAGTCTCGCGTTGGGCACTGGAGCGCTGTCGCGCCGAGCTGGCAGCAATCGACGGGCTCACGGTGCACGAGGTTCCCCGCTCTTACCTCGACGGGCTCGATGCCGTCGTCCGGCGGCTGCCCGCCGACCATCGCCTTCTGCTGCTCTTTCTCGGCAGCACGATCGGCAACTTCGACCGTCCCGCAGCCGACGCGTTCCTCAGGGAGCTCAGGGCTTTGCTGCGTCCCGGCGACGCGCTACTGCTCGGCACCGATCTTCAGCAGTCGGAAGAGGCGTTGCTTCCTGCCTACGACGATGCCCGGGGAATTACGGCGGCGTTCAACCTCAATATCCTCGCCCGCGTGAATCGCGAGCTGGATGGCGACTTCGACCTGCGGCAGTTCGCGCATCGCGTGCTGTACAATCCCCGCCATCGGCGGGTCGAGCTGTATCTCGAGTCACAACAGCAGCAGCGCGTCCGGCTTCGCAAGGCCGCGCTGGACGTAGAGCTCGGCGCCGGCGAGACCATCCTGACCGAGTACTCGCACAAGTTCGACGCCTCGGAAGTGGCGACAATGGCCGAGCGTGCAGGGTATCGTTGCGTGGCCCAATGGCAAGACACCGTGTGGCCCTTCGCCCACACGCTAATGCATCCATAG
- a CDS encoding CRTAC1 family protein yields MNRRDFLRQSCGAALSGIVVPAAQPRPARGVRFVDVTAAAGLTFQHNSGAYGGKLLPETMGSGCAFLDYDADGWQDILLVNGMDWPGHERQRSTLRLYRNNRNGTFSDVTASAGLDVELYGMGVAVGDWNNDGFPDLLVTCVGQNRLFRNTGKGTFVDVTRASGLAGRVGFSTSALWFDFDRDGLLDLFVCNYVRWSAEHDVFCSLDGKSKSYCTPEAYRGDTCWLFRNRGDGTFEDVTATSGIFDTSSKSLGVAMLDYNRDGWPDLFVANDTQPNKLYRNMRDGTFTEVAVEAGVAFSTEGKARAGMGVDVGEVDRSGRPSLAITNFDNEMVGLYRAGEPGAYEDVAIHAGIGRASQHTLGFGCVFLDADLDGTLDLVVANGHIDETVRNIRDNVGYAQPPHLFLNQGDGTFRDAAAEAGREFNRPKVGRGLAYGDFDRDGDLDLLMTTNNGPAWLFRNDQRAGNRALRFRLVGTTSNRDAIGASVRIFHGGSSQCRWVKSGSSYLSQSELPVTFGVGKRDRVDRVVVTWPSGRTEEHKSVTTGQTYECVEGKGITALDRY; encoded by the coding sequence ATGAACCGCCGCGACTTTCTGCGCCAATCGTGCGGTGCGGCGCTCTCGGGAATCGTGGTGCCGGCTGCGCAGCCACGACCGGCGCGCGGTGTACGGTTCGTGGACGTCACGGCCGCTGCTGGCCTGACGTTTCAGCACAATAGTGGCGCCTATGGAGGCAAGCTCCTTCCGGAGACCATGGGCTCCGGCTGCGCGTTCCTCGACTACGACGCAGACGGCTGGCAGGACATCCTGCTGGTCAACGGCATGGATTGGCCGGGACACGAGCGGCAACGCTCCACGCTGCGCCTCTATCGGAACAATCGCAATGGTACGTTCTCCGACGTCACCGCGAGCGCTGGTCTCGACGTCGAGTTGTACGGGATGGGCGTTGCCGTTGGGGACTGGAACAACGATGGGTTCCCGGACCTACTGGTGACCTGCGTCGGGCAGAACCGGCTGTTTCGCAATACGGGGAAGGGCACGTTCGTCGACGTGACCCGCGCGAGCGGTCTCGCGGGTCGCGTTGGGTTCAGCACGTCCGCGCTCTGGTTCGACTTCGATCGCGACGGGCTCCTCGATCTGTTCGTCTGTAACTATGTCAGGTGGTCGGCGGAGCACGACGTGTTCTGCAGCCTCGACGGCAAGTCCAAGTCCTATTGCACACCGGAGGCCTACCGCGGCGACACCTGCTGGCTGTTTCGGAATCGTGGTGACGGCACCTTCGAGGATGTCACCGCGACGAGCGGGATCTTCGACACGAGCTCCAAATCGCTCGGCGTCGCGATGCTCGACTACAACAGGGATGGCTGGCCGGATCTCTTCGTCGCCAACGACACGCAGCCGAACAAGCTGTATCGGAACATGCGGGACGGGACCTTCACTGAGGTCGCCGTCGAAGCTGGTGTCGCCTTCAGCACCGAAGGGAAGGCGCGGGCCGGCATGGGCGTCGACGTCGGGGAGGTCGATCGCTCCGGCCGGCCAAGCCTCGCGATTACCAACTTCGACAACGAGATGGTCGGGTTGTATCGGGCGGGCGAGCCGGGCGCCTACGAGGACGTGGCGATCCACGCGGGCATCGGGCGCGCCTCGCAACACACGCTCGGGTTTGGGTGCGTGTTCTTGGATGCCGACCTCGACGGCACGCTCGACCTGGTCGTTGCAAATGGACACATCGATGAGACCGTGCGAAACATCCGTGACAACGTCGGCTACGCCCAACCCCCGCACCTGTTCCTGAATCAGGGAGATGGCACGTTTCGCGACGCTGCGGCCGAGGCGGGCAGGGAATTCAACCGGCCGAAGGTTGGCCGGGGGCTTGCCTATGGCGACTTCGATCGGGACGGCGACCTGGATCTGCTGATGACCACGAACAACGGTCCCGCGTGGCTGTTTCGGAACGATCAGCGCGCGGGCAACCGCGCGCTCCGCTTTCGCTTGGTCGGGACCACATCGAATCGGGACGCCATCGGCGCGTCCGTCCGCATTTTCCATGGAGGCTCATCTCAGTGCCGGTGGGTGAAGAGCGGCTCGAGCTATCTATCGCAATCGGAGCTCCCCGTCACCTTTGGCGTCGGCAAGCGGGACCGCGTGGACCGCGTCGTCGTGACCTGGCCGAGCGGGAGAACCGAAGAGCACAAGAGCGTGACGACGGGGCAGACCTACGAGTGCGTCGAAGGCAAGGGGATCACGGCGCTCGATCGGTACTAG
- a CDS encoding response regulator: MTEKISVLLADDHALVRRGFRRLLEDDPSIVVVGEASTGDEAVRLAASLKPRVVVMDCAMPGTSGLAATRNILAAHPDIAILMLSMHSEDTLVRQALEAGARGYILKDALDLDLARAVQRVAAGETVLDAKLAGQTALKGERAHGLTARELEVLQLICDGLSNRAIAARLDLSVNTVAVHRANIMERLGVHKTAELVVYAIQHGLVSLL, translated from the coding sequence GTGACCGAGAAGATCAGCGTCCTGCTCGCCGATGATCACGCGCTCGTCCGGCGTGGGTTTCGCCGACTGCTCGAGGATGATCCCTCGATTGTGGTCGTGGGTGAGGCGAGCACTGGCGACGAAGCGGTCCGTCTGGCCGCCAGCCTGAAGCCGCGTGTGGTCGTGATGGACTGTGCCATGCCGGGAACGAGCGGCCTGGCCGCCACGCGCAACATTCTCGCCGCGCACCCCGACATCGCGATTCTGATGCTCAGCATGCACAGCGAGGACACGCTCGTGCGCCAGGCGCTCGAGGCTGGTGCGCGAGGGTACATCCTGAAGGACGCGCTGGATCTCGACCTCGCACGCGCCGTCCAGCGTGTGGCGGCCGGCGAGACCGTCCTGGATGCAAAGCTCGCCGGTCAGACCGCACTGAAAGGCGAGCGGGCGCACGGGCTCACGGCCCGCGAGCTCGAGGTGCTGCAACTGATTTGTGATGGATTGTCGAACCGCGCAATCGCCGCGCGCCTCGACCTCAGCGTGAACACGGTGGCGGTGCACCGAGCCAACATCATGGAACGGCTCGGCGTGCACAAGACTGCCGAGCTCGTTGTCTATGCCATCCAACATGGGCTGGTGAGCCTGCTATGA